A genomic segment from Dechloromonas denitrificans encodes:
- the folP gene encoding dihydropteroate synthase, with amino-acid sequence MSILQCGSYQLDLTIPKVMGIVNVTPDSFSGDGLAGDVDRAIMHARAQLEAGADILDIGAESSRPGAIPASEADELARLVPLLKEVTAWGVPVSVDTYKPAVMRSALALGASMINDIAGLSHPGALEAVAGSECAICLMHMQGAPGTMQSAPVYGDVVREVHDFLAQRIKACRAVGIDDRRLVLDPGFGFGKTLTHNLQLFRQLTAAVPAGFPVLAGISRKTMLGQITGRSVEERQVASVAAALLAAQKGAKILRVHDVGATRDALAVWLAIERELDDE; translated from the coding sequence ATGTCAATTCTTCAATGTGGTTCTTATCAGCTTGATCTGACTATTCCCAAAGTCATGGGGATTGTTAATGTGACGCCGGATTCTTTTTCCGGTGATGGTCTGGCAGGCGATGTTGACCGGGCAATTATGCATGCCCGCGCGCAACTGGAAGCAGGGGCGGATATTCTCGACATCGGTGCCGAGTCTTCGCGCCCAGGTGCGATTCCAGCATCTGAGGCGGATGAGTTGGCGCGTCTCGTTCCTCTCCTGAAAGAAGTGACAGCTTGGGGGGTCCCCGTGTCGGTGGATACCTACAAGCCTGCCGTGATGCGTTCAGCCCTGGCACTGGGGGCTTCGATGATCAATGATATCGCTGGCTTGTCCCATCCGGGGGCTCTGGAGGCGGTTGCCGGGAGTGAATGTGCAATTTGTCTGATGCACATGCAGGGCGCCCCAGGCACGATGCAGTCAGCACCGGTCTATGGCGATGTTGTGCGTGAGGTACATGATTTTCTCGCGCAGCGAATTAAAGCCTGTCGGGCGGTGGGCATTGATGATCGGCGGCTGGTCCTTGATCCTGGTTTCGGATTTGGCAAAACGCTGACGCATAATTTACAGCTTTTTCGTCAGTTGACCGCGGCAGTTCCCGCGGGTTTTCCTGTGTTGGCGGGGATTTCACGTAAGACGATGCTTGGGCAGATAACCGGCCGTTCGGTTGAGGAGCGCCAGGTTGCCAGCGTGGCTGCTGCACTTCTTGCTGCTCAAAAAGGTGCGAAAATATTGCGTGTGCATGATGTTGGCGCAACCAGGGATGCCTTGGCTGTCTGGTTGGCAATTGAACGGGAGCTTGATGATGAGTAG
- the ftsH gene encoding ATP-dependent zinc metalloprotease FtsH produces MNNMFKNLAVWLVIGLVLMTVFNQFNSRQVATGSVEYSQFIEEVKQGRISKVVMEGRTLKATTTEGKRITSYAPPDLWLVSDLLKSGVKIEAKPEEEPSFLMNLFVSWFPMLLLIGVWVFFMRQMQGGGKGGAFSFGKSRARMTDEAQNVITFVDVAGCDEAKEEVQEIVDFLRDPSKFQKLGGRIPKGVLMVGNPGTGKTLLAKAIAGEAKVPFFSISGSDFVEMFVGVGAARVRDMFENAKKHAPCIIFIDEIDAVGRHRGAGVGGGNDEREQTLNQLLVEMDGFEGHSGIIVIAATNRPDILDPALLRPGRFDRQVVVPLPDIRGREEILKVHMRKVPIAGDVKADVIARGTPGFSGADLANLVNEAALFAARRNKRLVDMDDFEMAKDKIMMGSERRSMVMSEEEKMNTAYHESGHAVVAKIMPKSDPVHKVTIIPRGRALGLTMQLPEQDRYAYDRVYLMSRIAVLFGGRIAEELFMNQMTTGASNDFERATSMARDMVTRYGMSDALGPMVYGENEGEVFLGRSVTTHKSVSEATMQQVDAEIRRIIDEQYALARKILEENRDKVEAMTKALLEWETIDAEQINDIMEGKPPRAPKPSQSTSRASKPDDSHDAEPSAAAPA; encoded by the coding sequence TTGAACAACATGTTCAAAAACCTCGCAGTCTGGCTGGTTATCGGTCTTGTACTGATGACGGTTTTCAACCAGTTCAACAGCCGTCAGGTTGCGACCGGTTCTGTCGAATATTCGCAATTCATCGAAGAGGTGAAGCAGGGGCGCATCTCCAAGGTCGTTATGGAAGGACGTACGCTCAAAGCGACGACGACTGAGGGCAAGCGCATCACGTCGTACGCACCGCCTGATTTGTGGCTGGTTTCCGATCTGCTCAAGAGTGGCGTCAAAATTGAAGCCAAGCCGGAAGAAGAGCCATCTTTCCTGATGAATCTGTTTGTCAGCTGGTTCCCGATGCTGTTGTTGATCGGCGTCTGGGTATTCTTCATGCGTCAGATGCAGGGTGGCGGCAAAGGTGGTGCATTCTCCTTCGGCAAGTCACGCGCCCGGATGACGGACGAGGCTCAGAATGTCATCACCTTTGTTGATGTTGCTGGTTGTGACGAGGCCAAGGAAGAAGTTCAGGAAATCGTCGATTTTCTGCGTGACCCGTCAAAATTCCAGAAGTTGGGCGGCCGGATTCCCAAGGGGGTGCTAATGGTTGGCAACCCGGGTACGGGTAAAACTTTGCTTGCCAAGGCGATTGCCGGTGAGGCAAAAGTGCCTTTCTTCAGTATCTCCGGTTCCGATTTCGTTGAAATGTTTGTCGGTGTCGGTGCGGCTCGTGTTCGCGACATGTTCGAAAACGCCAAGAAGCACGCACCGTGCATCATCTTCATCGATGAAATCGATGCGGTTGGCCGTCACCGTGGTGCGGGTGTCGGCGGCGGCAATGACGAGCGCGAGCAAACGCTGAATCAGTTGCTTGTTGAAATGGATGGTTTTGAAGGTCACTCGGGGATCATCGTGATCGCTGCGACCAATCGTCCTGATATCCTGGACCCGGCTCTGCTTCGTCCGGGGCGCTTCGACCGCCAGGTTGTCGTCCCCTTGCCGGATATTCGCGGCCGTGAGGAAATTCTCAAGGTTCACATGCGCAAGGTGCCAATCGCCGGTGATGTCAAAGCCGATGTGATTGCTCGTGGTACCCCCGGCTTTTCGGGGGCGGACTTGGCTAATCTGGTTAATGAAGCAGCCTTGTTTGCTGCTCGCCGTAACAAGCGCCTGGTTGATATGGACGACTTCGAAATGGCGAAGGACAAGATCATGATGGGCAGTGAGCGCCGCAGCATGGTGATGTCCGAAGAAGAAAAGATGAACACCGCTTATCACGAGTCTGGTCATGCCGTGGTTGCCAAGATCATGCCTAAATCCGACCCTGTTCACAAGGTGACGATCATCCCGCGCGGTCGTGCGCTTGGCTTGACCATGCAACTGCCCGAGCAGGACCGCTATGCGTATGATCGTGTCTATCTGATGAGTCGCATTGCCGTTCTCTTTGGTGGTCGCATTGCCGAAGAGTTGTTCATGAACCAGATGACGACGGGCGCTTCCAACGATTTCGAGCGTGCAACCTCGATGGCGCGCGATATGGTGACCCGCTATGGCATGTCGGATGCGCTGGGCCCGATGGTGTATGGCGAAAACGAAGGTGAGGTTTTCCTCGGGCGCTCGGTCACGACCCACAAGAGTGTTTCGGAAGCGACCATGCAGCAGGTTGATGCCGAAATTCGTCGGATTATTGACGAGCAGTATGCGTTGGCCCGGAAAATCCTTGAAGAAAATCGTGACAAGGTGGAGGCGATGACCAAGGCGCTGCTTGAATGGGAAACCATCGATGCCGAGCAGATCAACGACATCATGGAAGGCAAGCCGCCGCGTGCGCCGAAGCCGAGCCAGAGTACGTCGCGTGCCTCGAAGCCCGATGACTCCCATGACGCCGAGCCGAGTGCTGCTGCGCCGGCCTGA